In Carnobacterium sp. CP1, the following are encoded in one genomic region:
- a CDS encoding dihydrofolate reductase family protein, producing MSKQRKTVFYGAISLDGYLARKNHLLDWLIGTEGENDTSYPEFYETVDTLIMGRKTYEQMLLLSPEEFPYKGKKCYVFSRTLTGSTEFVTFVNSDLANFVKSLTSQTGKRIWIVGGGEVLKPLLEEKLVDEFIIQLTPVIIGNGIPLFVPGDYENKLLLKDVKQYHQFVEVHYEQTE from the coding sequence ATGAGCAAACAAAGAAAAACAGTATTTTATGGGGCGATCAGTTTAGACGGGTATTTAGCAAGAAAAAACCATTTATTGGATTGGTTAATAGGGACTGAAGGTGAAAATGACACCAGCTATCCAGAATTTTATGAAACCGTTGATACGCTGATCATGGGCAGAAAAACCTATGAACAAATGCTGTTGCTTTCGCCGGAAGAATTTCCTTACAAAGGTAAAAAATGTTATGTTTTTTCAAGAACGTTGACCGGTTCAACTGAGTTTGTCACGTTTGTAAATTCCGACTTAGCGAATTTTGTTAAATCGTTAACCAGCCAAACAGGTAAAAGGATTTGGATCGTGGGTGGTGGCGAAGTGCTGAAGCCTCTTCTTGAAGAGAAACTGGTAGATGAATTTATCATACAGCTCACTCCAGTTATTATTGGGAACGGCATTCCGTTATTTGTACCTGGTGATTATGAAAATAAATTGTTATTGAAAGACGTAAAGCAATACCACCAATTTGTAGAAGTTCATTACGAACAAACTGAATAA
- a CDS encoding MurR/RpiR family transcriptional regulator: MKNQDINLKIKSIYRDLSSKEKKIADFILLHPEEVMHGTISNISDTIQVADATFFRFCKRLGYKGFQDFKIALASEKVNGALSIHENISKEDNELLMAQKVFESNIKSLNDTKKLLDEQELIKAVQFLTAAKTVGFFGVGGSSIIAMDAYHKFLRTPLNCMYTQDTHIQMMQASRLTENDCAIIISHSGITKDTIQLAEIIKEKKAKAIIITSYSLSPLAKFADALLLSTAEETDYRSEALTSRITQLSLIDALFVSVMFKTGDFATHSLEEVRKVISQTKL; encoded by the coding sequence ATGAAAAACCAAGATATCAACTTAAAAATCAAATCTATCTATCGTGATTTAAGCAGCAAAGAAAAAAAGATTGCGGATTTTATTCTTTTGCATCCCGAAGAAGTCATGCATGGAACCATCAGCAATATCTCCGATACGATTCAAGTTGCTGATGCTACTTTTTTCCGTTTTTGTAAGCGGTTAGGTTATAAAGGGTTTCAAGATTTCAAAATTGCCTTAGCTTCAGAAAAAGTAAACGGGGCTTTATCTATCCACGAAAATATTTCTAAAGAAGATAATGAACTGCTAATGGCACAAAAAGTCTTTGAATCCAATATTAAATCCTTAAATGACACAAAAAAGTTATTGGATGAACAAGAACTGATCAAAGCTGTCCAGTTTCTGACTGCTGCCAAAACGGTTGGTTTCTTTGGTGTCGGCGGCTCTAGTATTATTGCCATGGATGCCTATCATAAATTTTTACGTACGCCACTAAATTGTATGTATACACAAGACACTCATATCCAAATGATGCAAGCCTCTCGGTTAACTGAAAACGATTGTGCCATCATTATTTCTCATTCTGGCATCACCAAAGACACTATACAATTGGCAGAAATCATTAAAGAAAAAAAAGCCAAAGCAATCATTATCACTAGTTACTCGCTTTCTCCTTTAGCGAAATTCGCAGATGCTTTGTTGTTATCGACCGCTGAAGAAACCGACTATCGTTCTGAGGCTCTGACTTCTCGCATCACACAGCTAAGTTTGATAGATGCTTTATTTGTTAGTGTTATGTTTAAAACGGGTGATTTTGCGACGCATTCACTTGAAGAAGTCCGGAAAGTGATTTCTCAGACGAAACTTTGA
- the gnd gene encoding phosphogluconate dehydrogenase (NAD(+)-dependent, decarboxylating) has product MDIGLIGLGKMGYNLALNLQKNGHQVVGYDSVEEVRKQADENGIKTAGDLKELVTGFKQTKIIWIMVPAGKPLENVLSEVNELLEPNDIIIDGGNSHYKDSIRHAEVSAEKGIHFLDMGTSGGTSGANAGACLMVGGNPEAFAVIEPVLKGICVEDGYLYTGKSGSGHYLKMVHNGIEYGMMQAMAEGFEVVEKSEFEYDLADVAKVWNNGSVIRSWLMELAENAFQKDAHLDEIKGIMQSSGEGKWTVEAALEAKVPTPVIALSLMMRYRSLEEDTFTGKVVAALRNEFGGHEVTKK; this is encoded by the coding sequence TTGGATATTGGATTAATCGGATTAGGAAAAATGGGTTACAACTTAGCTTTAAACTTACAAAAAAATGGGCATCAGGTTGTGGGATACGACAGCGTAGAAGAGGTTAGAAAACAAGCAGATGAAAACGGAATCAAAACCGCGGGGGATTTAAAAGAACTGGTTACGGGGTTCAAACAAACTAAAATTATTTGGATCATGGTGCCAGCAGGAAAACCATTAGAAAATGTACTAAGCGAAGTCAATGAGTTACTAGAACCGAATGATATCATCATCGATGGAGGAAATTCACACTACAAAGATTCTATCCGGCATGCTGAAGTATCCGCAGAAAAAGGCATCCATTTCTTAGATATGGGCACATCAGGCGGCACGAGCGGAGCGAATGCAGGTGCTTGTTTAATGGTTGGCGGCAACCCAGAAGCATTTGCGGTAATTGAACCAGTTTTAAAAGGCATTTGTGTGGAAGACGGGTATTTGTATACTGGGAAATCCGGCAGTGGACATTACTTGAAAATGGTACACAATGGGATTGAATACGGCATGATGCAAGCGATGGCAGAGGGATTTGAAGTCGTTGAGAAAAGTGAATTCGAGTATGATTTGGCCGATGTGGCAAAAGTTTGGAATAATGGATCGGTTATTAGAAGCTGGTTAATGGAATTGGCCGAAAATGCGTTTCAAAAAGACGCTCATCTTGATGAAATAAAAGGCATTATGCAATCTTCTGGTGAAGGTAAATGGACTGTAGAAGCGGCCTTGGAAGCAAAAGTTCCGACGCCTGTGATTGCACTCTCTCTAATGATGCGGTACCGATCATTAGAAGAAGATACGTTTACGGGAAAAGTAGTTGCAGCTCTTAGAAATGAGTTTGGCGGCCATGAGGTCACGAAGAAGTAA
- a CDS encoding PTS mannitol transporter subunit IICB: MEAVTSKERIKDKTTIKVGAQKVGTFLSNMVIPNIGAFIAWGIVTALFIPNGYFPSETLAQLVTPMITYLLPLLIGYSGGKMISGHRGGVVGAVASIGVIVGTDVPMFIGAMIMGPFGGWAIKKFDAIFQPKIKAGFEMLVNNFSSGIIGFVLAIIGFLGIGPIVSIIMAFLGNGIEFMIDANLLPLVNIFTEPGKVIFLNNAINHGILGPLGVEQAAQTGKSVLFILSGNPGPGFGVLLAYMLFGKGTAKASAPGAAIIQFIGGIHELYFPYVLMKPLMILAVMAGGVAGTLTFTLFDTGLVATASPGSILSVIAMTPKGEYLQILAGVLASIIASFVVAMLILKADRSENEDFESNVTKMQGMKAESKGTVMNSVSEASASATTETATVEADISSATVKRIIFACDAGMGSSAMGASILRNKAKKAGLDIPVTNSAISDLEDEKETLIITQIELNARARQKTPSGIHETVDNFLSSPKYDEVIESLLRS, from the coding sequence ATGGAAGCTGTAACGAGCAAAGAAAGAATAAAAGATAAAACGACCATCAAAGTCGGCGCCCAAAAAGTGGGTACATTTTTAAGCAATATGGTTATTCCGAATATAGGTGCCTTTATAGCTTGGGGAATAGTCACTGCATTGTTCATTCCAAACGGGTATTTTCCAAGTGAGACGCTTGCTCAGTTAGTGACGCCGATGATTACTTATCTGCTGCCGTTGTTAATAGGGTATTCCGGCGGAAAGATGATTTCAGGACATCGCGGAGGCGTAGTAGGAGCAGTTGCTTCGATCGGTGTTATTGTTGGAACCGATGTGCCGATGTTTATTGGCGCAATGATTATGGGGCCATTCGGCGGTTGGGCTATTAAAAAGTTTGACGCTATTTTTCAACCTAAAATAAAAGCTGGATTTGAAATGTTGGTCAATAACTTTTCTAGTGGGATTATTGGATTTGTACTAGCAATCATAGGGTTTTTAGGAATTGGGCCAATCGTATCAATCATAATGGCTTTTTTAGGCAATGGTATCGAATTTATGATCGATGCAAATTTACTGCCATTAGTTAATATTTTTACTGAACCTGGAAAAGTTATTTTTTTAAATAATGCAATCAATCACGGAATTTTAGGGCCGCTCGGCGTTGAACAGGCAGCTCAAACAGGAAAGTCAGTATTGTTTATTCTATCCGGAAACCCTGGTCCTGGATTTGGAGTTTTACTAGCGTATATGTTGTTTGGTAAAGGAACAGCCAAAGCTTCTGCACCTGGTGCTGCGATCATCCAATTTATTGGCGGCATACATGAATTGTACTTCCCGTATGTATTAATGAAACCTTTAATGATTTTGGCAGTCATGGCTGGTGGAGTAGCAGGAACTTTAACGTTTACACTATTTGATACAGGTTTAGTTGCTACTGCGTCTCCGGGTTCTATTCTTTCCGTCATTGCTATGACGCCTAAAGGAGAATATTTGCAAATATTAGCCGGTGTTTTAGCGTCGATTATAGCGTCATTTGTTGTGGCGATGCTTATTTTAAAAGCAGACCGTTCTGAAAATGAAGATTTTGAAAGCAATGTAACTAAAATGCAAGGTATGAAAGCTGAGTCAAAAGGCACAGTCATGAATTCAGTTTCTGAAGCTTCTGCTAGCGCAACAACTGAAACTGCAACCGTTGAAGCAGATATTTCTTCAGCAACCGTTAAACGAATTATTTTTGCTTGTGATGCAGGAATGGGTTCCAGTGCTATGGGCGCTTCGATTTTAAGAAATAAAGCTAAAAAAGCCGGATTGGATATACCGGTTACGAATTCGGCCATCAGTGATTTGGAAGATGAAAAAGAAACGTTGATTATCACACAAATAGAATTAAATGCCAGAGCGCGGCAAAAGACGCCAAGCGGAATACATGAAACCGTCGATAATTTTTTAAGCAGCCCTAAATACGATGAAGTTATTGAAAGCTTACTCCGTTCTTGA
- a CDS encoding BglG family transcription antiterminator: MYFSIREKQLLELLLLNKTGISLEVLARELEVSSRTVYRELAIAEDTLSLYQVTLTKKLGAGFYLSGEREELNRLKKDLLNTDLIFDSKDRQSYLICQLLLTKDNVKLIGLAQDFNVSLGTINNDLTKIAEIVEEFQMTLQRGKGKVVSIKSNEESLRLIVSGIITSKLNEYEFLNLFQKDYNEEYFEKVKKTRMPFLSFLTYRDFKIAVQVTFRMKQHFFEDISNSGLMQFIVILTLMIMRLSEDNQLKDIHFEKKENSDLTKDITDYVIKEISQETALEFSISERTFLKKAVNGVRFFQKQDLFSTDYNVELTYQVKHFIRLVATEVQWDFNKDYTLFSGLLTHMESLLNRTFPPVLQVEDSLYGTIRERYPEIYKGVVLGLKSVFPNDYFSENDYIYLIIHFASSWENSKKVYGLKAMVICSSGIGTSRILENRLRKNFSELKEITVVSLSEVNEHKLTDFDFIFSTIFLPQFSVRYHLITPMLLSEEVVKIKGLIDECINQKKHYTLTNSLKEINEQSNEALPTEKTLKEIHHLSKTALGILNYFSVESVDGNQSLEETLLWICCRLQEIGILTEAGDVQQKLIERANIAPVGIPGSQMGLFHVRNANVASSYFGIYQLEKEVPIVGIDRKDMILKRLLIMVAPYPLNVVERDLLGLVSSMIIENDSTTALFDKGTEEAVRQKMEKEFKAYVLRKSH, encoded by the coding sequence ATGTATTTTTCAATTAGGGAAAAGCAGCTCTTAGAATTGCTTTTACTGAATAAAACAGGGATTTCGCTAGAAGTTTTGGCTAGAGAACTGGAAGTGAGCAGCCGAACCGTTTATCGCGAACTGGCCATAGCTGAAGATACGTTATCTCTTTATCAGGTTACACTGACTAAAAAGTTAGGTGCCGGCTTTTATTTAAGCGGTGAAAGAGAAGAATTAAACCGATTAAAAAAAGACTTATTGAACACGGACCTGATCTTTGATTCGAAAGACCGGCAGAGTTACCTGATCTGCCAGTTGCTGTTGACAAAAGATAACGTTAAATTAATAGGGTTAGCACAAGACTTTAATGTTAGTCTAGGAACGATTAATAATGATTTAACTAAAATAGCAGAAATTGTTGAAGAATTTCAAATGACTTTGCAGCGAGGGAAAGGCAAAGTTGTTTCCATCAAAAGTAATGAAGAATCGCTGCGACTGATCGTCAGCGGTATCATCACTAGTAAATTGAATGAATATGAATTTCTTAATCTTTTTCAAAAGGATTATAATGAAGAGTATTTTGAAAAAGTAAAGAAAACCAGAATGCCTTTTCTATCTTTTCTAACGTATCGTGACTTTAAAATAGCTGTGCAGGTCACATTTCGTATGAAGCAACATTTTTTTGAAGATATATCAAATAGCGGGTTGATGCAATTCATTGTCATTTTAACCTTGATGATCATGCGTTTATCGGAAGATAATCAGTTAAAAGACATCCACTTTGAAAAAAAAGAAAATTCTGATCTTACTAAAGACATAACGGATTATGTGATCAAAGAAATTTCTCAAGAAACAGCGTTGGAATTTTCAATATCAGAACGAACTTTTTTAAAAAAAGCTGTAAACGGTGTGCGTTTTTTTCAAAAACAAGATTTGTTTTCGACAGATTACAACGTGGAACTAACTTACCAAGTTAAGCACTTTATTCGTTTAGTTGCAACAGAAGTTCAGTGGGACTTTAACAAAGACTATACGCTGTTTTCAGGCCTATTGACACATATGGAATCTTTACTGAATCGAACATTTCCGCCGGTTCTTCAAGTAGAAGACAGTCTGTACGGAACTATTCGTGAACGGTATCCGGAAATTTATAAAGGCGTAGTACTAGGATTAAAAAGTGTTTTTCCAAATGATTATTTTTCAGAAAATGATTATATTTATCTGATCATTCATTTTGCTTCTTCCTGGGAAAATTCCAAAAAAGTATACGGCTTAAAAGCAATGGTCATTTGTTCCAGCGGAATCGGAACCTCAAGGATATTAGAAAACCGATTGCGCAAAAACTTTTCTGAATTGAAAGAAATAACCGTGGTTTCTCTTTCTGAAGTCAATGAACATAAACTAACAGACTTTGATTTTATCTTTTCAACCATTTTTTTGCCGCAATTTTCAGTCCGCTATCATCTGATCACGCCGATGCTTTTAAGCGAAGAAGTAGTGAAAATCAAAGGATTGATTGATGAATGCATCAATCAAAAGAAGCATTACACATTGACCAATTCGCTAAAAGAAATAAACGAACAGAGCAATGAAGCACTGCCTACAGAAAAAACGCTGAAGGAAATACATCATTTATCGAAAACAGCATTAGGCATTTTAAATTATTTTTCAGTTGAGTCAGTTGATGGGAACCAGTCTTTAGAAGAAACGCTATTATGGATTTGTTGTCGGCTTCAAGAAATTGGGATTTTAACAGAAGCTGGTGACGTGCAGCAAAAGTTGATCGAACGAGCAAACATTGCTCCAGTCGGAATACCGGGGTCTCAAATGGGCCTTTTCCATGTAAGAAATGCGAATGTTGCTTCCAGCTATTTTGGAATCTATCAATTAGAAAAAGAGGTTCCGATCGTAGGAATTGATAGGAAAGATATGATTTTGAAACGGTTATTGATAATGGTTGCGCCTTACCCATTAAATGTAGTTGAACGTGATTTGTTAGGCTTGGTCAGCAGTATGATCATAGAAAATGACAGCACTACGGCCTTATTCGACAAGGGAACGGAAGAAGCGGTTCGACAGAAGATGGAAAAAGAATTTAAAGCATATGTGTTAAGAAAGTCTCATTAA
- a CDS encoding PTS sugar transporter subunit IIA has protein sequence MATLTKELIELGATAETKEEAIRLVGNLLVESGAVNAEYVESMLEREQTVSTYMGNFIAIPHGTDASKKDIYETAISVATFPKGIDFSETSDENKVFVLFGIAGKGDEHLDLLSSIAIFCSEIENVQKLIEAATPEEVIELLKTANE, from the coding sequence ATGGCAACATTAACAAAAGAGTTGATAGAATTAGGAGCAACAGCCGAAACTAAAGAAGAGGCTATTCGTTTAGTAGGTAATTTATTGGTTGAAAGCGGAGCAGTAAATGCAGAATATGTTGAAAGCATGCTGGAAAGAGAACAGACCGTATCTACTTATATGGGGAATTTTATCGCTATTCCTCATGGTACCGATGCTTCAAAAAAAGACATTTATGAAACAGCGATTTCGGTAGCGACTTTTCCAAAAGGAATTGATTTTAGTGAAACAAGCGATGAAAACAAAGTCTTTGTTTTATTTGGAATCGCTGGAAAAGGCGACGAGCACTTAGATTTGTTGTCATCCATTGCTATCTTTTGTTCAGAAATCGAAAATGTACAAAAATTGATTGAAGCCGCTACACCAGAAGAAGTTATTGAATTATTGAAAACGGCAAATGAATAA
- a CDS encoding sulfite exporter TauE/SafE family protein codes for MLDRKGVIFVMSVTLILLVVGIVFLGALMRAVFGFGDSIISMPLLALLPISLATSISLIGLGGFTVAVLTVFSGWKDVDRPVLGRLSISTLFGIPVGLLLVKFAPNAVITYGLGIFLIVYGIYSLIKPKLLQSKPRLWLNKPAWSLPFGFAAGMFGSAYNMNGVPIVIYGTMRDWKPAVFRGTLQAHFLVSSSLIIIGQFMGGFWSKELFVLYVFSLPAIGLAILLGTFIHGRIPSYKFERYVFIVVILLGIMLLINPA; via the coding sequence GTGTTGGATAGAAAAGGGGTTATTTTTGTAATGAGTGTCACGCTTATTTTATTAGTAGTAGGAATTGTTTTCCTCGGTGCATTGATGCGGGCAGTTTTTGGTTTTGGAGATTCCATTATTAGTATGCCTTTGCTGGCGTTGCTGCCAATCAGTTTGGCTACATCCATTTCATTAATTGGTTTAGGCGGATTTACTGTTGCTGTATTAACGGTTTTTTCAGGATGGAAAGATGTTGACCGGCCAGTCTTAGGCCGGCTTTCCATTTCTACGTTATTCGGTATACCTGTTGGTTTGCTGTTGGTCAAGTTTGCACCTAATGCAGTGATCACTTATGGGTTAGGAATTTTTCTGATTGTTTATGGCATCTACTCGTTGATCAAACCGAAATTGCTTCAATCAAAACCACGTTTATGGTTAAATAAACCTGCCTGGTCATTGCCATTTGGTTTTGCAGCTGGGATGTTCGGGAGTGCTTATAATATGAACGGCGTACCCATTGTTATTTATGGTACGATGCGCGATTGGAAACCAGCAGTTTTTAGAGGGACGCTGCAAGCCCATTTTCTGGTTTCGAGTTCGTTGATCATTATCGGTCAGTTTATGGGAGGATTTTGGTCTAAAGAGTTATTTGTTTTATATGTTTTTTCATTGCCGGCGATTGGTTTAGCCATCTTGCTGGGAACCTTTATCCATGGGCGGATCCCAAGTTATAAATTTGAGCGTTATGTCTTTATCGTTGTTATCCTATTAGGTATTATGTTATTGATCAATCCAGCTTAA
- a CDS encoding vitamin B12-dependent ribonucleotide reductase — MVMNVTTDATVNIKKLNEDIQAFPQVHPITAEMKLTHKGVSRLVMLDRYAFKDTSKVTLSVGDLVILTVKPDPSYPTRGTGFVTHIDHEQHTAQVLVEEEYRGVIEDSAAQETGIVTCNLDAIEKPLEIYYEQIAKRNATGLSAVEKTAEQREASYQLFYNELVQLNFIPAGRVLYGAGSDTEVTYFNCYVMPFVPDSRGGISDHRKKIMEIMSRGGGVGTNGSTLRPRNALVRGVNGKSSGSVSWLDDIAQLTHLVEQGGSRRGAQMIMLTDWHPDIIEFIISKMQNPRILRYLIENTEDAQIKKMASEKLKFTPFTEREAAMYQNILNYKHIPGTGGFDQATLKEVEDKVRTGGTYGVHHPDFLTGANISICLTDDFMQAVENDEDYALRFPAVESYNEAEMAYYDAHWTEVGDVREWEASGHAVRTYRTIKARELWKLINICATYSAEPGIFFIDNANKMTNAAAYGQKVVATNPCGEQPLAPYSVCNLAAINLAEMVNKDSETIDFAKLKQTVKTGVRMQDNVIDATPYFLEDNEKQALGERRVGLGIMGLADLLIYAGKEYGSPEGNELVDQVFEAIAVTAYETSIELAKEKGSFPFLIGKTEEETAQLRKNFINTGYMKQMPEHIRQDILTYGIRNSHLLTVAPTGSTGTMVGVSTGLEPYFSFSYFRSGRLGKFIEVKAAIVQDYLSRHPEADPDNLPSQFVSAMSLAPEAHVDVQCVIQRWVDSSISKTVNAPRGYSVEQVQSIYERLYKGGAKGGTVYVDGSRDSQVLTLKAEENNWEEDAVQTEKTVHVAAPTQEAVFGNEVGDTCPICRQGTVEDLGGCNTCTNCNAQLKCGL, encoded by the coding sequence ATGGTGATGAACGTAACTACCGATGCAACAGTAAATATAAAAAAATTGAATGAGGATATTCAGGCTTTTCCTCAAGTTCATCCGATTACAGCGGAAATGAAGCTGACCCATAAAGGCGTCTCGCGTCTTGTGATGTTGGATCGCTACGCTTTTAAAGATACATCTAAAGTGACTCTATCCGTGGGAGACTTGGTTATTTTAACGGTCAAACCGGATCCCAGCTATCCAACTCGCGGCACTGGCTTCGTGACTCACATCGACCATGAGCAGCATACCGCTCAAGTTTTGGTTGAAGAAGAATACCGCGGCGTTATTGAAGATTCGGCGGCACAAGAAACGGGTATCGTTACATGTAATTTAGACGCTATCGAAAAACCATTAGAAATCTATTACGAGCAAATCGCGAAACGCAATGCAACAGGATTGTCTGCAGTCGAAAAAACGGCTGAACAGCGTGAAGCGTCTTACCAACTCTTTTACAATGAATTAGTGCAGTTAAACTTTATTCCTGCTGGACGCGTTTTATACGGTGCTGGTTCGGATACTGAAGTAACCTATTTCAATTGTTACGTTATGCCTTTTGTTCCTGATTCACGCGGCGGAATTTCAGATCACCGTAAAAAAATTATGGAAATCATGAGTCGCGGCGGCGGAGTCGGCACGAATGGTTCTACCTTACGTCCGCGTAATGCATTGGTTCGCGGTGTGAATGGCAAGTCATCAGGGTCGGTTTCATGGTTAGATGACATTGCTCAATTAACTCATTTAGTTGAACAAGGCGGCAGCCGACGTGGTGCTCAAATGATCATGTTGACTGATTGGCATCCTGATATTATTGAATTCATTATTTCTAAAATGCAAAACCCGCGGATCCTCCGCTATTTGATTGAAAATACAGAAGATGCACAAATTAAAAAAATGGCTTCTGAAAAATTAAAATTCACGCCTTTCACGGAACGTGAAGCAGCGATGTACCAAAACATCTTAAATTACAAACACATCCCGGGTACTGGCGGATTTGACCAAGCTACCTTAAAAGAAGTTGAAGATAAAGTGAGAACCGGCGGAACATATGGAGTTCATCACCCCGATTTCTTGACTGGTGCCAATATTTCGATTTGTTTAACGGATGACTTTATGCAAGCTGTTGAAAATGATGAAGATTACGCTTTGCGTTTCCCAGCTGTTGAATCCTACAATGAAGCTGAAATGGCTTATTACGACGCTCATTGGACAGAAGTTGGCGATGTTCGCGAATGGGAAGCCAGTGGACATGCGGTTCGGACTTATCGAACCATTAAAGCTCGGGAACTCTGGAAACTGATCAATATTTGTGCAACTTATTCTGCTGAACCTGGTATTTTCTTTATCGATAATGCCAATAAAATGACGAATGCAGCTGCTTATGGACAAAAAGTGGTCGCAACAAACCCTTGTGGCGAACAACCCCTTGCTCCTTATTCCGTTTGTAACTTAGCTGCTATCAATTTAGCTGAAATGGTTAATAAAGATAGCGAAACGATCGACTTTGCTAAACTAAAACAAACTGTTAAAACCGGTGTGCGGATGCAAGATAACGTTATTGATGCTACACCTTACTTTTTAGAAGACAACGAAAAGCAAGCATTAGGCGAGCGCCGAGTGGGCCTTGGCATTATGGGATTAGCTGATTTGCTCATCTACGCTGGTAAAGAATACGGTTCTCCTGAGGGGAACGAGTTGGTCGATCAAGTATTTGAAGCTATTGCTGTCACCGCTTATGAAACATCCATTGAATTAGCTAAAGAAAAAGGCAGCTTTCCGTTCTTGATTGGTAAAACAGAGGAAGAAACAGCTCAATTGCGCAAAAACTTCATCAATACTGGATACATGAAGCAAATGCCAGAACACATCCGTCAAGATATTTTGACCTATGGTATTCGCAACTCTCACTTGCTGACGGTTGCTCCAACAGGTTCAACTGGTACGATGGTTGGAGTGTCAACTGGTTTGGAGCCTTACTTCTCTTTCAGTTATTTCAGAAGTGGACGTTTAGGCAAGTTTATTGAAGTCAAAGCGGCTATTGTTCAAGATTACTTAAGCCGTCATCCAGAAGCGGATCCAGACAACCTGCCGAGTCAATTTGTCTCAGCTATGAGTTTGGCACCTGAAGCACACGTCGACGTACAATGTGTTATCCAACGGTGGGTAGACAGTTCGATTTCTAAAACTGTCAATGCACCTCGCGGCTATAGTGTCGAACAAGTCCAAAGTATTTACGAACGTTTATACAAAGGCGGTGCTAAAGGCGGCACAGTTTATGTGGACGGCAGTCGCGACTCGCAAGTATTAACGTTAAAAGCTGAAGAAAACAACTGGGAAGAAGATGCTGTTCAAACTGAAAAAACAGTACACGTCGCTGCACCTACCCAAGAAGCTGTTTTTGGCAATGAAGTTGGCGATACTTGCCCAATCTGCCGGCAAGGAACGGTTGAAGATTTAGGCGGCTGCAACACTTGTACCAATTGCAACGCTCAATTAAAATGTGGTCTATAA
- a CDS encoding deoxynucleoside kinase, whose protein sequence is MAILVIGGMIGAGKTSVANLLGGALDSEVFYENVEDNEILPLFYTASEEEQSLKRYPFLLQLEFLNSRFKSIKEALHNKNNVLDRSIYEDWYFAKVNANLGRISDTEFNIYEKLLNNMMEELQELPKKSPDLMVYLQGSFETILYRIGLRGRDFEQDQSLLDYYKALWEGYDHWVTKHYNASDVLIINIDDIDVVNNPEDAYAVVTMVKDKLAEMENRMNE, encoded by the coding sequence ATGGCGATTTTAGTAATAGGCGGAATGATTGGTGCGGGAAAAACAAGTGTAGCTAATCTTTTAGGAGGAGCTTTAGATAGTGAAGTGTTTTATGAAAATGTAGAGGATAACGAAATCTTGCCTTTGTTTTATACAGCAAGCGAGGAGGAACAAAGCTTAAAAAGGTATCCGTTTTTATTGCAACTGGAATTTTTAAATAGTCGTTTTAAAAGTATTAAAGAGGCGTTACATAATAAAAACAATGTTTTAGATCGTTCCATCTATGAAGACTGGTATTTTGCTAAAGTAAACGCAAATTTAGGGCGCATTTCAGACACCGAGTTTAATATATACGAGAAATTGCTCAATAATATGATGGAAGAATTACAAGAACTTCCTAAAAAGTCCCCGGATCTAATGGTCTATTTGCAAGGGTCTTTTGAAACGATTCTTTACCGTATCGGTTTGAGAGGCAGAGACTTTGAGCAAGACCAAAGTTTACTTGATTACTATAAAGCGCTTTGGGAAGGATATGACCATTGGGTTACGAAACACTACAATGCTTCTGATGTGCTGATCATTAACATTGACGATATTGATGTAGTCAATAACCCAGAGGATGCCTATGCTGTTGTAACAATGGTCAAAGATAAATTAGCAGAGATGGAGAATAGAATGAATGAATAA